In Nocardia sp. NBC_01327, the genomic stretch GGACAGCGGCGAGATGCTGCCGTATCCGATTGTCCGGAACCTGTTCGCCCAGTTCGGAATCGACGCCCTGGGCGGGGAGGCCATCGGCAAGATGCTGGCCCGGCAGCGCAAGAAGGAAGCGGCGTTGGCGGCCGGGGAACCGTTGCCGGAGAAGAAGGAACGCGCCTCCGGCGACGGCGGCCCGTTCTCCGGGCAGGAATCGATGATGGCGGTGCTCATCAGTGAACTGTCCGGGGTGTGCATGGGCCTGGTCACCGCCATGGGCGTGAGCATCGGTCTCGGGGCCACCACCATCATGTCGCGCGGCACGCTCGCTCAGAAGGAGCGCTGGCTGCCCGATATCGTGACCATGAAAAAGGTTGCGGCGTGGGCGATTACGGAACCGGACTCGGGCTCGGACGCCTTCGGCGGTATGAAGACGTATGTGCGCCGCGACGGTGACGACTACCTGCTCAACGGGCAGAAGACGTTCATCACCAACGGTCCCTACGCCGATACCGTGGTCGTCTACGCCAAGCTGGACGAGGGCGACGGCGTCGGCAAGCGCGACCGCAAGGTGCTGACCTTCGTGCTGGACAAGGGCATGGAGGGCTTCACCCAGGGCAAGCCGTTCAAGAAGATGGGCTTGCACGCCTCGCCCACCGGGGAACTGTTCTTCGACAATGTGCGGCTGTCGCGGGACCGGCTGCTCGGGGAGACCGAACAGCATGAGGGCGGTGACGGAAGGGAAAGCGCCCGTTCGAGTTTCACCGCCGAACGCATCGGCGTCGCATTCATGGCGCTGGGCATCGTGAACGAATGCCATCGGGTCTGCCTGGACTACGCCAAGAATCGCAAGCTGTGGGGTCAGGAGATCGGCCGCTTCCAGCTGGTGCAGTTGAAGCTGGCCAAGATGGAGATCGCCCGGATGAATATCGAGAACATGGTGTTCAACGTCCTCGAGCGTGGCCGCGCCGGTAAGTCGCCGTCACTGGCCGAGGCGTCCGCCATGAAGCTCTACTGCTCGGAGACCGCCACCGATGTCGCCATGGAGGCGGTGCAGCTCTTCGGCGGAAACGGCTACATGTCCGAATACCACGTCGAACAGCTCGCCCGGGACGCCAAGTCACTGATGATCTACGCCGGCAGCAATGAGATTCAGGTGACCCACGTCGCCAAGGGCCTGCTCGCGCAGTAGAGCACGGCGGAACACGAAGTTCCGCTACGGCTTGCGGGCCATGGCGCAGGCGATGAGTTGCTCCCAGACCGATAGTCCCGGGGCGGGTGCGCCGATGCGTGGTACGTCTTCTGCCTCGGGAGGGGTTTCCGGGGCGGTGGGCCGCCACAGTGTGCACGGGACCAGTCGGGGTTCCAGGATGTCGAGATCGCCGAAGAGGTCCAGGATCTCGTCCTCGCTGCGCCAGCGGCCGCGGCCGAAGGTGCTCTGCAGCTTCTGCTCCGCGGTCTGGGTCTCCTCATTGTGCCCGGAGCGGAAATGCGAGATGTAGACCAGACTTCCGGGCTGTATGCGCTCGGACCAGTAGCGCACGACCTCGCCCGGCTTCTCGTCGTCGTTGAGGTGGTGCAGGGTCGCGCTGAAGATGATGCCCACCGGCTGGTCGAAATCGATGAGCCGGACGACCTCCGGATCGTTCCGAATGTCTTCCGTGTCACGCAGATCCGCCTGGATCACCGTGGTGGTCTCGTGATTGGCCAGCAGTGCCCGCCCGTGCGCCAGCACGATCGGATCATTGTCGACGTACACCACCCGGGCATCGGGAATCAGCTGCTGCGCGATCTGGTGCACATTGTCGGCCGTCGGCAGGCCGCTGCCCATATCCAGGAACTGCGTGATGCCGAGCTGCGTCATCTCGCCCACCGCGCGCACGAGCGCCTGCCGATTGGCGAAGGCGATCGCCACCGAACCGGGCAGGTCGTTCTTGAAGTAGTCGCCGACCTCCCGATCGACGGCGTAATTGTCCTGCCCGCCGAGCAGATAGTCGTACACCCGCGCGATGCTCGGTTTGGATTGGTCCACCGGCATGTGGTCGGTCATCTGTGGACATTCCCCCCAATGCTTCAGACAGCGCGCAGACGGGTGCGGCTGGCGTAGACGTGCTCCGCGATGAGCGTGGCAATGCGGTCGGGCGCCTCCAGCATGGGGACGTGACCCACATCGTGTACCAGAATACGGTCTGCGGAATCCGGGAGCTCCTGAAGGAAGCGCTTGGCGTACGCGCGGTAGGGAATGACCCGGTCGTTTTCGCACATGAGCAGGCGCACAGGTGTTTTCAGATCCGACAGATCCTCCAGATCGGGGGCGCGCAGCACGCCCGCGATGAGCGGCAGCATGGCCCGGCAGTGCAGCGACGAGGTGATGGCGGCCTCGATGGCGCGGCGCGGGGCGGCCGCGGTGTTCTTGCTCAGGATCATGGCCACCGCCTGCCGCACCGGCGCGCTGAAGGCCAGCAGATCGGGCAGATATCTGCCGACCTCCACCAGCGGCACCAGCGACAGGAACTTCAATCCCACCCGAACCTGCAGGGCGGAAGGGGTTTGCCAGCCGCCTGCCGGGGCGATCGCGGTGAGCGTGCGGGCCCGGCCGCGCCGCGCCAGCTCGAAGCCCACCCAGCCGCCGAGCGAATTTCCCGCGATATGACAGGTGCGCCAGCCCAATTCGTCCAACTGGTCTTCGACCCGGTCGGCAAGGGCACTGACATCCAGGTACCAGCCGTCGAGTTCGGGACCGCCCCAGTGTCCGGTGAAGGCCGGAGCGAACACCTCGCAATGGGACGACATCCGCTGTGCCACCTGCTCCCAGCAGTGTGGCGACATCATGAACCCGTGCAACAGGAGCAGGGGATCACCGGAGCCGGTGTGAATGGCACGCATGGGCGCGAGCGGGACGGTGGGCTTGTCGGTGCCTGACGTCATCGTCATCACCCCTTCCCGGACCTCGATGTCCGTGGAGAAGTAGGTATAGCGGCATTGTACGGTCGTGGGGTGCCCAAAATCCTCAGCACGGTAAACGTCAATGGAGTGCGCGCCGCGGCCCCCAAGGGACTGCTCGCCTGGCTAGCGGTCACCGAGGCCGACATCATCTGCCTGCAGGAGACGCGGGCGACCGATGAGCAAACGCGTAGCGCACTGGCGCCCGCGCTCGATGCCGGATGGTTCCTGACCCATGCCGAACCCGGTATCAAGGGCCGCGCCGGGGTGGCGATCCTGTCCCGCCGGGCGCCCGATGCCGTGCGCGTCGGCGTCGGTCTCTATCAGGACGGAACCTGGTGTGCCGTCGAAGAATTCGCCGCGCTGGGGCGCTACGTCGAAGCGGACTTCGACGAGCTCACTGTGGCCAGCGTGTACGTGCACACCGGTGAGGCCGACACCCCGATGCAGGACGAGAAGTACCGTTTCCTCGATGCCCTCGGCGCGCGCATGACCAGCATCGGCCGCGACTTCGTCATCAGCGGCGACTGGAATGTCGCGCACACCGAACTCGACATCAAGAACTGGAAGGGCAACGTCAAGAACTCCGGCTTCCTGCCGCAGGAGCGCGCCTGGGTGTCGTCCATGCTGGCCGCCGGATACGTGGACGTGGTCCGCCTGCTGCACCCGGATGTGCCCGGCCCCTACAGCTGGCACTCCTACCGCGGCCGCGCCTTCGACAATGACGCCGGCTGGCGCATCGACTATCAGCTGGCCTCCGGCGATATCGCCACCCGGGCCAAACAGGCGGTGGTGGAGAAGGCCGCCACCTACGCCGAGCGCTGGTCCGACCACGCTCCGGTCACGGTGCAGTACCGGTGAAGATCTCCTCGCGGACGCGCGCCTGGCTGCTGCTGGGCGGCGCGCTGATCATGGTGCTGGTCGCGGTGCTCGTCTCGCGCGGCGGCGATCACGCCGCGACGACGAGCAGCGCCAAGGTGACCACCACGGTCGCCGGAAAGACCACGACCGCAGCCAAACCGGGCCCGCGCGCCACCGCGCCCGGCGCGGTGGACGAGCCGACGCACGCGGCCGGTGTACCCGATCGCGCCTACCAGACCCTGATCGAGATCGACGCCGGTCGCTGGCCCGGCTCCGCCAATTCCCCTGGGACACATGGCGGAGACACCTGGATGAACCGCGGCGGCAGTCTCCCCGCACAGGATTCGAGCGGCAAGAAGATCTCCTATCAGGAATGGGACGTCAATCCGAAGAAGCCGGGCCAGGGCCGCGACGCCCAGCGCATCATCACCGGCAGTGACGGTTCCGCCTACTACACCGGCGACCACTACAACACCTTCACCAAAATGCGCTGAATGGCCAAATCGCGCGCGCTTCACGAGGATGCGCTGTTGACGTGCTCTCGGATGGGAGAGTCTCCAGCCCTCACGGGCCGTGCTTTCTGCTTCGCTGACGATTGCCCGCCCGGAAGGTTCCGTTGAGGTCTTACATCGTCTCCACAGACTGTCACCGCCCGTCCGGCGGCCAGAATGTTCATCGCAGCGTTCACGTCCCGGTCGTGGGATGCGTTGCAAGTACTGCATGTCCACACCCGCACGTCCAGCGGAAGGCGCTCCGCGAGCGCACCACACGCGGAGCATCGCTTCGACGAGGGAAACCATCGATCAATAGTGACCACTTCGCGCCCGTACCAGTTGGCCTTGTACTCCAACATGGTTCGGAATTCGCGCCACGATGCGTCGGAGATGGAGCGGGCGAGGTTTCGGTTTCGGACCATGTTGTGCACCGACAAGTCCTCGATCACGAGCGTTTGGTTCTCACGCACGAGCCGAGTCGTCACATTGTGGAGATAGTTTCGTCGTCGGTCGGCAACGCGGGCGTGGATGCGCGCCAGCCTGCGGCGGGCTTCGTTTCGATTCGCACCGTCGCCGGGTGCCTTGCGGGTGAGTCTTCGCTGCGCTCTGGCCAGTCGGGCGCGGTCGCGCAGTTCATGTTTCGGGTTCGGGACCTTCTCGCCCGTGGACAGTGTGAGCAGGCTGTGCAGGCCGGCATCGATGCCGACCGTCGAGTCTGTCGGTGGCAGGGGCCGCACCTCCTGGTCTTCGCACAGCAGAGACACGAACCATCGCCCTGCGCTGTCGCGAGACACCGTCACTGTCGACGGCGGCACACCTTCAGGAAGCGGTCGCGACCAGACGATATTCAATGGCGCAGTCATTTTGGCCAGAGTGAGCTGCCCGTCTCGGTAGCGAAATGCACTGCGGGTGTACTCCGCGCTCGCGCGGGACTTCTTGCAGGACTTGAATCTTGGATAGCTGGAGCGCTTGTTCCAAAATGCGATGAACGCCGTCTGGAGGTGCCGCAACGTCTGTTGCAGTGGTACTGCGGCAACGTCATTCAGAAACGCGAGCTCCTCGGTATGTTTCCACAGTGTCAACATCGCCGAGGTGTCGTTGAACGTGACTCTCTCTCCATGCCGGCTCCACGCCTCGTCCCGCGCCTCCAGTGCGAGGTTGTAGACCTTTCGTATGCAGCCGAACGTTTGCGACAGCTCAGTCGCCTGTTCTTCGGTTGGATAGAAGCGGAATTTGAACGCCCGCTTCACTGCAGCGGAACCCATGGGAAGCAAAATAGCACGTATGTTCGAGTATTTTCGAGGATTCGGTCGTCTGACACCGCCCAGCTGTTTGTGGGCATGACTCCAGAGGGGTTTTGATGAACGCGCAGGTTGCCATCCCGCTGACGCAATTCCTCGTAAATGAGACGGCGTCCGATGTCATATCCACCGGCTCGGCTCGATCGGCGGCAGAACCCCCGCAAGCGTTGGGCGTGCTGCCGGTGGGGGCGGCCGAATTCTCGGGTGTGCGTGGGCAAATGCCCGCGGGATATCTGTCGCGGGAGTTGCGGGGGCGGAAGATGCGCACGGTGGCAGAGGTTTTCGACGAGTTCGCGGCGGCGTTCCAGTTTCCGTACTACTTCGGGCAGAACAAGGATGCCTTCGATGAATGTCTGCGGGATCTGGACGAATTCGTCGGCCCCGCACAGGGGTACGTGGTGGTGGTGCGCAATGCCGCGCTGCTGCTCACCGAGCAGCCCGAGGAGCGGCGCTGGTTCGCCGAGGCGATGACCGACAGCGCTGGGCACTGGGCCGAGCGCGAGGTGGCATTCCGGGTGGTCCTGCAGGACGCCGCACCCGCCGGAATCGAGGCGGCGGCACTGCGTCTGGGATAGCGGGTCGGCAGGGTCCGGGGGAGACCGGCCGCAAAGGCGGATTCATCGGACCTTCCCGCTCCGTTCACCTTCCCGCGTATCTGTGTGTGGCAGGCGCTGCAATGGTCACGCTATTGCGATCGCAGCCTGACGCGATCGAATGATCCGGGAGGTCCCATGCATGCCCCGTCTCGCCGCCGCTTCGGCAGGCGAAGTCGCACCGCTGCCGCGTTCACCGCGCTGGTGGCGCTGAGCGCGACCGCGTGCTCCGGTTCCTCGGGGCAGTCGGCCGCCGAGACCGCGACGCCGATCAAGCACATCGTGGTGATCTTCCAGGAGAACGTGTCCTTCGATCACTACTTCGGCACCTACCCGAAGGCCGCGAACACCGACGGCACCCCGTTCACCGCGCTGCCGAACACACCGGCGGTGGACGGGCTCACCCCCGATCTGCTGACCAAGAACCCCAACAAGTTCCAGCCCCAGCGGCTCGGCGGCCCGAACCAGCAGATCACCTGCGATCAGGACCACGAGTACAAGGACGAGCAGGCCGCGTTCGACGGCGGCAAGATGGACAAGTTCGTCGAGCACACCGAAATGGCCGCGTGCAAGCCGCCGACCTTCGGCGCGCCCGGCATGGTGATGGACTATTACGACGGCAATTCCGTGACCGCGCTGTGGAATTACGCGCAGCACTACGCGATGAGCGACAACTCCTACGGCACCACCTTCGGACCCTCGGCGGTCGGCGCGGTGAACCTGGTCTCGGGCCAGACCCACGGCGTGACAAAGGAATTCATGCCCGGCGGCAAGCCGTTCCCCGCCATCGACGTGCTGGAGCAGGCGGGCAACGGCCAGGGCACCCTCACCGACGACCCGCAGCCCCTCGGCGACGATTGCTCGAGCCGCGACCAGGTCCAGATGACCGGCACCAATATCGGTGACCTGCTGAACAAGAAGAACATCAGCTGGGGCTTCTTCGAGGGCGGCTTCAAGCCCACCGCGACCACCGACGGCAAGGCCGTCTGCGGCGCCAACCACGTGGTCGGCCCGATGCTCGGCGGCACCGGCAAGACCGGCGACCGCGCGTTCGACACCAAGGACGACTACATCCCGCACCACGAGCCGTTCCAGTACTACGCGCAGACCGCGAACCCGCACCACCTGCCGCCCACCGCGGTGGACAAGATCGGCCAGAGCGATCAGGCCAACCACCAGTACGACCTGTCCGACTTCTGGTCGGCCGCCGATTCCGGCCACCTGCCCGCGGTCAGCTACCTGAAGGCCGCCGGCTACCAGGACGGCCACGCCGCCTACTCCGATCCGCTGGACGAGCAGCAGTTCCTGGTCGAATCCATCAACCACCTGCAGAAGCTGCCGGACTGGAAGGACACCGCGGTCGTCATCGCCTACGACGACTCCGACGGCTGGTACGACCACAAGTCTTCCCCCGCGGGCCTGTCCTCCAGCTCGCCCGACGACATCCTGAGCGGCCCGAGTGCCTGCGGTGACGTAGACGGCAAGCACGCCACCTACCAGGGCCGCTGCGGTTACGGCCCCCGCCTGCCGCTGCTGGTGATCTCCCCGTACGCCAAATCCAATTACATCGACCACTCGGTCACCGATCAGACCTCGGTGCTGCGCTTCATCGAGGACAACTGGAAAACCGGCCGCATCGGCGACGACTCCTACGACGCCCGCGCCGGAGCCCTGGACCCGATGTTCGATTTCTCGTCCCCGGCCCAGCCCACGTTGGTCCTGGACCCGAAGACCGGTACTAGGAACTGACCGAATCCCGTTGACCGCCCGGCCTTTTCATCCGAAGAGGCCGGGCGTTTTCGGTGTTCTACGGGCTGGTCAGGGGCGCAATCGCGCGGCCATATCTTCGCCGAGCAGAACGAAGATGTCGGTGGTGTGGTCGATGAGGTCGTCTCGGGTCATCGGGAGATCACCTTGCAGCCAGGCGGTGAGGGTTTGCACGAGGCCGCCGACCAGATACGTTGCGCGGAAGCTGATTACGGGGTCCGGCTCGGCGTCGGTCAGCCCGTAGAAGTCGATGCCTTCCGCGGCAACGAGATTGGCGAAGGCGCGGATGGTGTGCACGGTGCGGGTCCGCAGTTCGGGGGTCGCGGAGCTGACGACCAGGGCGACGCGGGCCTTGCGGGGGTCGTCGGTGAGGACGTGGATGCCCGCGGTGATCGCGGCGTGCGCTTTGCCCCGCGTGCTGCCGGGGGCGGTGTGCAGTGCGTGCAGCAGGGCGCCGGCCAGCTCCTCGGCAATGGTGTCGAACAAGGCCGACAGCACGGCGTCGCGGCTGTCGAAATTCTCGTAGTAGTAGCGCTCGTTGAGGCCCGCGCCGGTGCAGAGGGCGGCGACCGTCAGTTTGTCCACACCCTGCGCGCCGAGGATGTCGAGCGCGGCGTCGAGCAGGGCGGTGCGGCGCTGTGTGCGGCGTTCGGCCGCCGAGATGCCGCCGTAGGTCCGTTGCCCGGTCACGGGTCGATTCTGGCACGGCGGCAATTCTGGTAGTAGGTCTTGCCAGAAATCACTATCTGGGGGACCCTGTTTCCAGATGCGGTGTGCCGCGTCACACCCTTGCTTCAGGAGGCAACGATGCCTGCACAGACCGGTTACTTCTCCGACGATTCGATGATTCGGCGCGTGATGCGCAAGCGGGCGGTGGGACTCACCTACGGGCAGCGCGCCCTGGTCATCGGGGCCGTGCACCCGCTGCTCTACGTCGGGACCGCCGAGAACACCCAGCATCGCACCACGCCGTATACGCGACTCGCGCTCACCGGCAAGCTCTTCGAAGCCGTCTCCCTGGGCACCCGCGAAGAAGCCGACCGGGCCCGCTCTTTCACCCGCAAACGCCACAGCACGGTCGAGGGCGCACTGCCCGAGGACGCGGGACAGCGCAATCCGGCGGGCACCCGCTACTCCACGCACGATCCGCACCTCATGTTCATGACCATGGCCTTCACCCTCGACTCCGCCGAAGTCATGCACGATCTGCTGGTCCGCAAGCTCACCCCCGGCGAGCGCGAAGGTCTCTACCAGGACTACTGCCGCTGGGGTGAACTGTTCGGCATGCCGCGCGAGGCCGCGCCGGCCACCTACGCGCAGTTCCGGCGCGACTACGACGCCTACCTCGCCTCCGACGAGGTGTTCCTCACCGACGAGGCCAAACTCGTCGGCGCGTACCTCATGGGCCAGCGTGTCGCGTACCCCATGCCGATGCCTATTCAGCAGGCCCTGGGCGGATTCTCGCTCCTGGTGCAGGGCAGCCTTCCGCCGCGCATTCGCGAGATGTACGGCCTGAGCTGGGGCATGCGCGAGGAGATCGCCTGCCGCGGCCTGGCCCAGGCGGTCCGCACCGCGCACATTTCCCCGCCGCTCGCGCCCAAACTGCTGCGCGGCTCGCTGACCGGGCCGAGCTATCCGCTCTACCGCCTCGCGACACGCCGCGAGCAGCGCCTGATCAGCGCCGGTCGGCCCAGCATGCCGGGGGTCGATCCGCGCAACTGGGTGGCCAGACATTCGGCGTGAGCCGCATGCGAAGATCAGGGCATGTCGAGTCCTGAGCCCTCCGCCGAACGCAAGCAGCGGGTCCTGTCCGGTATCCAGCCGACCAGCGATTCGTTCCACTTCGGGAACTACCTTGGCGCCGTGCAGTATTGGGTGCGGCTGCAGGACGAATTCGACGCCTTCTACTTCATTCCCGACCTGCACGCCATCACCGTGCCGCAGGATCCGAAGGAACTGCGCAAGCGCACCAAGGTCTCCGCGGCGCAGCTGCTGGCCCTGGGCGTCGACCCCAAGAAGTCGACGCTGTTCGTACAGAGCCAGGTGCCCGAGCACGCCGAACTGACCTGGGTGCTGAACTGCCTCACCGGCTTCGGCGAGGCCAGCCGGATGACCCAGTTCAAGGACAAGTCGGTCAAGCAGGGTGCGGAGAACGCGACCGTCGGCCTGTTCACCTATCCGGTGCTCATGGCCGCCGATATCCTGCTCTACCGCCCGCAGCTGGTGCCGGTCGGCGAGGATCAGCGCCAGCACCTGGAGCTGACCCGAAATCTGGCCCAGCGCTTCAACACTCGGTACAAGAAGACCTTCGTGGTGCCGGAGGCGCATATCGTCACCGGCACCGCCAAGATCTACGACCTGCAGGATCCGACCGCCAAGATGAGCAAATCGGCCTCCTCGGACGCCGGTCTGCTCAATCTGCTCGACGATCCCAAGATCTCGGCCAAGAAGATCCGTTCCGCGGTCACCGATACCGGGCGCGAGATCCGCTACGACCCGGAGACCAAGGCGGGCGTGAGCAATCTGCTGGTCATTCTGAGCTCGCTCACCGAGACCCCGATCGTCACGCTGGAACAGGACTTCGAGGGCAAGGGCTACGGCGATCTCAAATCCGCCACCGCCGACGCCCTGGTCGAATTCGTCACCCCGCTGCGCGCGAAGGTCGACGAGTTCATGTCCGACCAGACCGAACTCGACCGCATCCTGCGCTCCGGCGCCGATCAGGCCCGCGAGGTCGCGAGCAAGACCCTGGCCCAGGTGTACGACCGCGTCGGGTTCCTCGCCCGCTGACCGCCCCGTAAACCCGGCTGTGGCGAAGGTCGCGATTCGGCCGACGCGCACCGGATTTGCGGTGCGCGTGCCGATGCGGATGCGAGAGTAGAGGTCTGATCAGGGCGTACCGAGCGTTGCGGAGGTAAGCGGTGTTCGGCAAGGTCAAATCCTGGATCGAGCGTGAGGTCCGGAAGCGGCACTGGCTCGATCATGTGGTGCGGGCCGCGGGGCGGTATCAGCGTCAGCGCGGCGACTACTACGCCGCGGGCATTACGTATTTCACTGTGCTGTCACTGTTTCCGCTGCTGATGGTGGGATTCGCGGTCGCCGGATTCGTGCTGTCCCGAAACCCGCACCTGCTCACCGAGATTCAGAACAAGATTGTCGAGAACATTCCCGGCTCGGCCGGCCAGCAGCTCAATGACCTCATCAAAGAGGCGGTCCGCTCGCGCGCCGGGGTCGGCGTCATCGGTCTGGCGACCGGCGCCTACGCGGGGCTCGGCTGGATCGCGAATCTGCGCGCGGCGCTCACCGAACAGTGGGAGCAGCCCAGCAAACCGGGGAACTGGGCGCTGACCAAGCTCTCGGACCTGGGGGCGCTGATCGGATTGTTCCTGGCCATCGGGATATCGATCGGCCTGTCGGTGCTCGCCTCCAGCGGGCTCATCTCGGCGCTGCTGCGGCGCTGGCACATTCACGAATCCACCGCCATCACCCTGCTGCTCACGCTGCTGTCGCTGCTGCTGGCCGTGCTCGCGAACTGGGCCGTCTTCGTCTGGATCATCGCCCGCATGCCCCGGCATCCGGTGACGCTGCGCAGTGCGGCCCGGGCGGCCCTGATCGCGGCGGTGATCTTCGAGGCCTTCAAACAACTCGCCTCGATCATTCTCAAATCGGTGGTGAACGGCCCGGCCGGCGTGGCCTTCGGCCCGATCCTCGGACTCATGGTCTTCAGCTACTTCACCGCCCGCATCATTCTCTTCGCCACCGCCTGGGCGGCCACGGCCACCGAAAACGATGTCCCGGCGGATATTCCGCCGCCCGCCCCGGCCGTCATCGAACCCCGCGGTGCGGGTCCGGGACTTCCGGCCGGAGCGGGTGCGGCGCTGTTCGGTGCGGGAGCGATTGCCGGAGCACTGCTTTCGGCGCGCCGCCGGCGCTGAACGGCGGTCAGCGCCGGGGGCGGCTCATCCGGCGCGCGCCCGCCAGCAGCACCAGCACCAGAATCACGCCGCCCACGATGAGCGTGATGCGCAGAGTGCTATTGCTCGAACCGGAATCGCCGGAATCCGCCGCGGGTTCCGCCACCGGCGGACGTGCCACCACCACAGTCGAATCCGGTGCCTTCGCTCCCGCGTCGGGCAGGCTGCCGACATTCGATCCGGCGGGCAGCGCGAACGCGTAGTCGAGCAGCTTGGCCGCCTGCTCGTACGGCCGGAACGGCAGCACATCGGCCTTCATCAGCGTGACTTCGAGCCGATGGCCGTTACGCTGCGCGCCCGCGACGAAGGTCTGCCGCGCATCGTCGGTGTACCCGGTCTTACCGCCGAGCGCACCGTCGTATTCGTAGAGCAGGTGGTTGTCGTTCGCGATGGGAAAACCCGGATGATCCTTGTCCTCAGGGTTTTTCGGATCCGCCGGGAATCCCGGGAAGTCGAACTGCTCGGTGTGGATGAGTTCGGCGAACAGCGGAATCGTCATGGCATCGCGGAAGATCGTGGCCAGATCGTAGGCGGAGGTGCTCATCCCCGGGCCGTCCAGACCGGACGGGGTCGCGGCGCGAGTATCCAAGGCGTGCAGGCGTTTCGCCATATCGTTCATCTTGCCCACGGTGGCCTCGTCCCCGCCGAGCTGCGTCGAGACGGCATGCGCCGCATCATTTCCCGACGCCATGATGAGCGCGTGGAACAGCTGTGCGTTGGTGTACTGCCCGCCCGGCCCGATACCCACCCGGGTGCCGTCCGCATTGGCATCGTCCTGGGTGCCGATCACCGTCTTGTTCAGATCCAGCACCCGCAGCGCCACATCCGCCAGCAGCACCTTGATGGTGGACGCGGGCCGATAGCGCCCGTGCGGATCCTTGGCCGCGAGCACCTTCCCGGTATCGAGATCCGAGACCACCCACCCCGTCGCGGAGATCCCCTCCGGCAATTGCGGCGCGCCCGAGGGCAGGATCACACCGCATCCGCCGAGCTGGTCGCCGCCCACCGGCGGGCTCGGAATCGGCAGCGGCTGCGGTGCGGAATCACCCGGCTCGGGCACCTCGGAGGCGTCGATGGGCGGCGGGGGAGCGGTCTTGTTCGGACAGCCGTCGGTATTCGGGGTGGTGAACGGCGTGGTGGTCGTACTGCTCGGCGGTGCTGCCGTCGCCGCG encodes the following:
- a CDS encoding acyl-CoA dehydrogenase family protein, with product MFEWSETDEMIRDAVRSFIDKEIRPNLAALDSGEMLPYPIVRNLFAQFGIDALGGEAIGKMLARQRKKEAALAAGEPLPEKKERASGDGGPFSGQESMMAVLISELSGVCMGLVTAMGVSIGLGATTIMSRGTLAQKERWLPDIVTMKKVAAWAITEPDSGSDAFGGMKTYVRRDGDDYLLNGQKTFITNGPYADTVVVYAKLDEGDGVGKRDRKVLTFVLDKGMEGFTQGKPFKKMGLHASPTGELFFDNVRLSRDRLLGETEQHEGGDGRESARSSFTAERIGVAFMALGIVNECHRVCLDYAKNRKLWGQEIGRFQLVQLKLAKMEIARMNIENMVFNVLERGRAGKSPSLAEASAMKLYCSETATDVAMEAVQLFGGNGYMSEYHVEQLARDAKSLMIYAGSNEIQVTHVAKGLLAQ
- a CDS encoding SAM-dependent methyltransferase; amino-acid sequence: MTDHMPVDQSKPSIARVYDYLLGGQDNYAVDREVGDYFKNDLPGSVAIAFANRQALVRAVGEMTQLGITQFLDMGSGLPTADNVHQIAQQLIPDARVVYVDNDPIVLAHGRALLANHETTTVIQADLRDTEDIRNDPEVVRLIDFDQPVGIIFSATLHHLNDDEKPGEVVRYWSERIQPGSLVYISHFRSGHNEETQTAEQKLQSTFGRGRWRSEDEILDLFGDLDILEPRLVPCTLWRPTAPETPPEAEDVPRIGAPAPGLSVWEQLIACAMARKP
- a CDS encoding alpha/beta fold hydrolase — translated: MTMTSGTDKPTVPLAPMRAIHTGSGDPLLLLHGFMMSPHCWEQVAQRMSSHCEVFAPAFTGHWGGPELDGWYLDVSALADRVEDQLDELGWRTCHIAGNSLGGWVGFELARRGRARTLTAIAPAGGWQTPSALQVRVGLKFLSLVPLVEVGRYLPDLLAFSAPVRQAVAMILSKNTAAAPRRAIEAAITSSLHCRAMLPLIAGVLRAPDLEDLSDLKTPVRLLMCENDRVIPYRAYAKRFLQELPDSADRILVHDVGHVPMLEAPDRIATLIAEHVYASRTRLRAV
- a CDS encoding exodeoxyribonuclease III; its protein translation is MPKILSTVNVNGVRAAAPKGLLAWLAVTEADIICLQETRATDEQTRSALAPALDAGWFLTHAEPGIKGRAGVAILSRRAPDAVRVGVGLYQDGTWCAVEEFAALGRYVEADFDELTVASVYVHTGEADTPMQDEKYRFLDALGARMTSIGRDFVISGDWNVAHTELDIKNWKGNVKNSGFLPQERAWVSSMLAAGYVDVVRLLHPDVPGPYSWHSYRGRAFDNDAGWRIDYQLASGDIATRAKQAVVEKAATYAERWSDHAPVTVQYR
- a CDS encoding ribonuclease domain-containing protein, encoding MKISSRTRAWLLLGGALIMVLVAVLVSRGGDHAATTSSAKVTTTVAGKTTTAAKPGPRATAPGAVDEPTHAAGVPDRAYQTLIEIDAGRWPGSANSPGTHGGDTWMNRGGSLPAQDSSGKKISYQEWDVNPKKPGQGRDAQRIITGSDGSAYYTGDHYNTFTKMR
- a CDS encoding RNA-guided endonuclease InsQ/TnpB family protein yields the protein MGSAAVKRAFKFRFYPTEEQATELSQTFGCIRKVYNLALEARDEAWSRHGERVTFNDTSAMLTLWKHTEELAFLNDVAAVPLQQTLRHLQTAFIAFWNKRSSYPRFKSCKKSRASAEYTRSAFRYRDGQLTLAKMTAPLNIVWSRPLPEGVPPSTVTVSRDSAGRWFVSLLCEDQEVRPLPPTDSTVGIDAGLHSLLTLSTGEKVPNPKHELRDRARLARAQRRLTRKAPGDGANRNEARRRLARIHARVADRRRNYLHNVTTRLVRENQTLVIEDLSVHNMVRNRNLARSISDASWREFRTMLEYKANWYGREVVTIDRWFPSSKRCSACGALAERLPLDVRVWTCSTCNASHDRDVNAAMNILAAGRAVTVCGDDVRPQRNLPGGQSSAKQKARPVRAGDSPIREHVNSASS
- a CDS encoding barstar family protein, which translates into the protein MNAQVAIPLTQFLVNETASDVISTGSARSAAEPPQALGVLPVGAAEFSGVRGQMPAGYLSRELRGRKMRTVAEVFDEFAAAFQFPYYFGQNKDAFDECLRDLDEFVGPAQGYVVVVRNAALLLTEQPEERRWFAEAMTDSAGHWAEREVAFRVVLQDAAPAGIEAAALRLG
- a CDS encoding phospholipase C; translation: MHAPSRRRFGRRSRTAAAFTALVALSATACSGSSGQSAAETATPIKHIVVIFQENVSFDHYFGTYPKAANTDGTPFTALPNTPAVDGLTPDLLTKNPNKFQPQRLGGPNQQITCDQDHEYKDEQAAFDGGKMDKFVEHTEMAACKPPTFGAPGMVMDYYDGNSVTALWNYAQHYAMSDNSYGTTFGPSAVGAVNLVSGQTHGVTKEFMPGGKPFPAIDVLEQAGNGQGTLTDDPQPLGDDCSSRDQVQMTGTNIGDLLNKKNISWGFFEGGFKPTATTDGKAVCGANHVVGPMLGGTGKTGDRAFDTKDDYIPHHEPFQYYAQTANPHHLPPTAVDKIGQSDQANHQYDLSDFWSAADSGHLPAVSYLKAAGYQDGHAAYSDPLDEQQFLVESINHLQKLPDWKDTAVVIAYDDSDGWYDHKSSPAGLSSSSPDDILSGPSACGDVDGKHATYQGRCGYGPRLPLLVISPYAKSNYIDHSVTDQTSVLRFIEDNWKTGRIGDDSYDARAGALDPMFDFSSPAQPTLVLDPKTGTRN